In a single window of the Atlantibacter hermannii genome:
- the kbl gene encoding 2-amino-3-ketobutyrate coenzyme A ligase yields MRADFYQQLNNDLETARAEGLYKEERIITSAQQADITVADGSHVINFCANNYLGLANHPELIAAAKQGMDSHGFGMASVRFICGTQDTHKQLEQKLAEFLGMEDAILYSSCFDANGGLFETLLGAEDAIISDALNHASIIDGVRLCKAKRFRYANNDMQELEARLKEAREAGARHVLIATDGVFSMDGVIANLKGVCDLADKYNALVMVDDSHAVGFVGAQGRGTHEYCEVMGRVDIITGTLGKALGGASGGYTAARKEVVEWLRQRSRPYLFSNSLAPAIVSASIKVLEMLADGDALRDKLWANARLFREKMTAAGFTLAGADHAIIPVMLGDAVVAQNFARELQKEGIYVTGFFYPVVPKGQARIRTQMSAAHSTEQIERAIEAFIRIGKQLGVIA; encoded by the coding sequence ATGCGAGCGGATTTTTACCAACAGTTGAATAACGACCTTGAGACCGCACGTGCGGAAGGGTTGTATAAAGAAGAGCGTATTATTACTTCTGCCCAGCAAGCTGATATCACCGTCGCGGACGGAAGCCACGTTATCAACTTCTGCGCGAATAACTACCTGGGTCTCGCCAATCATCCTGAACTGATTGCCGCCGCCAAACAGGGCATGGACAGCCACGGTTTTGGGATGGCCTCGGTGCGTTTCATCTGTGGCACGCAGGATACGCATAAACAGCTGGAACAGAAGCTGGCTGAGTTCCTCGGCATGGAAGACGCAATTCTCTATTCTTCTTGTTTCGATGCCAATGGCGGGCTTTTTGAAACGCTGCTGGGCGCGGAAGACGCAATTATTTCCGATGCGCTGAACCATGCCTCAATTATTGATGGCGTTCGCCTGTGTAAAGCAAAGCGTTTCCGTTATGCCAATAACGATATGCAGGAGCTGGAAGCGCGTCTCAAAGAAGCGCGTGAAGCGGGCGCTCGCCATGTGCTGATCGCCACTGACGGCGTGTTCTCTATGGACGGCGTCATCGCCAACCTGAAAGGCGTGTGCGATCTGGCGGATAAATACAATGCGCTGGTGATGGTTGATGATTCCCATGCGGTGGGATTTGTCGGCGCACAGGGTCGCGGCACCCATGAATACTGTGAGGTGATGGGGCGTGTCGACATTATCACCGGTACGCTGGGCAAAGCCCTGGGCGGCGCTTCCGGCGGCTACACCGCCGCACGTAAGGAAGTGGTCGAGTGGCTGCGCCAGCGTTCACGTCCTTATTTGTTCTCCAACTCACTGGCACCGGCAATCGTCTCTGCCTCCATCAAAGTGCTGGAAATGCTGGCAGACGGCGACGCGTTGCGCGACAAGCTGTGGGCCAACGCACGCCTGTTCCGTGAAAAAATGACCGCCGCGGGTTTCACCCTGGCGGGCGCAGATCACGCCATCATCCCGGTCATGCTGGGCGATGCCGTTGTGGCACAGAATTTTGCCCGTGAACTGCAGAAAGAAGGGATTTACGTTACCGGTTTCTTCTACCCGGTGGTGCCAAAAGGCCAGGCGCGTATCCGTACTCAAATGTCTGCGGCGCATAGCACCGAACAAATCGAACGTGCAATTGAAGCCTTTATTCGTATCGGTAAACAGTTAGGCGTAATTGCCTGA
- the htrL gene encoding Involved in lipopolysaccharide biosynthesis — MKSSTTIVTAYFDIGRGEWTANKGFREKLARSSDVYFDYFKRLAALENNMVVFTSPDLKERIEKIREGKPTTVITLDIKKKFKHIRSRIEKIQQDVNFKKKLAEHQLKNPEYWSPDYVLVCNLKTYFVNKAIDAGLVNTARVAWIDFGYCRTPAVTRNIKCWDHPFDKDKMHFFTIQKGLNVSSLQQAFDFMIGNHVYIIGGAIVGTPEKWREFYPLVTESQKLTLNNNIVDDDQGIFVMCYYKQPALFRLNYLGRGKWFDLFRCFPNSMFQSKLQALRIFIRRK; from the coding sequence ATGAAATCATCTACCACCATTGTAACAGCATATTTTGATATTGGTAGAGGGGAGTGGACGGCTAATAAGGGTTTTCGGGAAAAACTGGCGCGCTCTTCGGACGTTTATTTTGATTACTTTAAGCGTCTTGCTGCGTTAGAAAATAATATGGTTGTTTTCACCTCGCCCGATCTGAAAGAACGGATCGAAAAGATTCGTGAGGGAAAACCGACCACGGTGATTACGCTTGATATTAAAAAGAAGTTTAAACACATTCGTAGTCGCATTGAGAAAATTCAGCAAGATGTTAATTTTAAAAAGAAGTTAGCTGAACATCAATTAAAAAACCCCGAATACTGGTCGCCGGACTATGTATTAGTTTGCAACCTTAAAACTTATTTCGTTAATAAAGCTATCGATGCCGGCCTGGTTAATACGGCAAGAGTGGCATGGATTGATTTTGGATATTGTCGTACCCCAGCCGTTACGCGCAATATTAAATGCTGGGATCATCCTTTCGATAAAGACAAGATGCATTTCTTTACTATTCAGAAAGGGCTCAATGTCTCCTCCCTGCAACAGGCGTTTGATTTTATGATCGGTAATCACGTCTATATTATTGGCGGCGCTATTGTGGGAACACCTGAAAAATGGCGAGAGTTTTATCCGCTGGTAACTGAAAGCCAAAAGTTAACGTTAAACAATAATATTGTCGATGACGATCAGGGCATATTTGTGATGTGCTACTACAAGCAACCGGCGTTGTTCAGGCTTAATTATTTAGGGCGTGGAAAGTGGTTCGATCTGTTTCGTTGCTTCCCTAATAGCATGTTCCAGTCAAAGCTTCAGGCGTTACGGATTTTTATCAGACGAAAATAG
- the rfaD gene encoding ADP-glyceromanno-heptose 6-epimerase RfaD: protein MIIVTGGAGFIGSNIVKALNDKGITDILVVDNLKDGTKFANLVDLDIADYMDKEDFLIQIMAGEEFGDIEAIFHEGACSSTTEWDGKYMMDNNYQYSKELLHYCLEREIPFLYASSAATYGGRTSDFKESREFEKPLNVYGYSKFLFDEYVRQILPEANSQIVGFRYFNVYGPRENHKGSMASVAFHLNTQLNNGEKPKLFEGSENFKRDFVYVGDVAAVNLWFMEHGVSGIFNLGTGRAESFQAVADATLAWHKQGEIEYIPFPEKLKGRYQAFTQADLTNLRAAGYDKPFKTVAEGVTEYMAWLNRDA, encoded by the coding sequence ATGATCATCGTTACTGGCGGCGCGGGTTTTATCGGCAGCAACATCGTTAAGGCCCTGAATGATAAAGGCATCACCGATATTCTGGTGGTGGACAACCTGAAGGATGGCACCAAGTTCGCAAACCTGGTGGATCTGGATATCGCTGATTATATGGATAAGGAAGATTTCCTGATCCAGATAATGGCGGGAGAAGAGTTCGGGGATATCGAGGCGATTTTCCATGAAGGCGCCTGCTCTTCCACCACCGAGTGGGATGGCAAGTATATGATGGATAACAACTATCAATACTCAAAAGAGCTGCTGCATTACTGCCTGGAGCGTGAAATTCCTTTCCTGTACGCCTCTTCCGCAGCCACCTACGGCGGTCGCACCTCGGATTTCAAAGAATCACGCGAATTTGAGAAGCCGCTGAACGTCTATGGCTACTCCAAGTTTTTGTTTGATGAGTATGTGCGTCAAATCCTGCCAGAAGCGAACTCACAAATTGTCGGGTTCCGTTATTTCAACGTCTATGGTCCGCGTGAAAACCACAAAGGCAGCATGGCAAGCGTCGCTTTCCATCTCAATACGCAATTGAATAACGGTGAAAAACCCAAGCTCTTTGAAGGCAGCGAGAATTTCAAACGCGATTTCGTGTATGTGGGCGATGTCGCCGCGGTGAACCTGTGGTTCATGGAGCACGGCGTATCCGGCATTTTTAACCTGGGTACGGGCCGTGCAGAGTCCTTCCAGGCCGTTGCCGATGCGACCCTGGCCTGGCATAAACAAGGCGAGATTGAATACATTCCGTTCCCGGAAAAACTCAAAGGCCGCTACCAGGCATTCACTCAGGCCGATCTCACTAACCTGCGTGCCGCTGGCTACGATAAGCCGTTCAAAACCGTTGCCGAAGGCGTAACAGAATATATGGCCTGGCTGAACCGCGACGCGTAA